A genomic stretch from Oleomonas cavernae includes:
- a CDS encoding enoyl-CoA hydratase-related protein: MLIVKTAPEEGVALLRLNRPEARNALNLELRRALAAAFDDLAEDPAVRVVVVTGNAEAFAAGADIAMLASLSPRGVEQLGLHRLWRSIADFPKPVVAAVNGFALGGGCELAMHADLIVAGEGAKFGQPELKVGIIPGAGGTQRLVRLIGRTKAMRLLLSGEMISGREAFDWGLASDLVEDEAVVPTALQIAGRIAALPASACALVKELVQTAADLPMEAALALERKSFWLTFDTPDQREGMTAFLEKRRPRFNGGETA, translated from the coding sequence ATGCTTATCGTCAAGACCGCGCCGGAAGAAGGCGTCGCCCTCCTGCGTCTGAACCGGCCGGAAGCGCGCAACGCGCTGAACCTGGAACTGAGGCGGGCGCTGGCGGCCGCCTTCGACGACCTGGCCGAGGATCCCGCCGTGCGCGTGGTGGTGGTCACCGGCAATGCGGAAGCCTTCGCGGCCGGGGCGGACATCGCCATGCTGGCATCCCTCTCCCCGCGCGGTGTCGAGCAATTGGGCCTGCACCGCCTGTGGCGCAGCATCGCCGATTTCCCCAAGCCGGTCGTCGCGGCCGTCAACGGTTTCGCCCTGGGCGGAGGCTGTGAACTTGCCATGCACGCCGACCTGATCGTGGCGGGCGAGGGGGCGAAATTCGGCCAGCCGGAATTGAAGGTCGGCATCATTCCGGGCGCCGGCGGGACCCAGCGCCTGGTCCGCCTCATCGGCCGGACCAAGGCGATGCGGCTTTTGCTGTCAGGCGAGATGATCTCGGGCCGGGAAGCCTTCGACTGGGGCCTGGCCAGCGATCTGGTCGAGGACGAGGCCGTGGTGCCCACGGCGCTGCAAATCGCCGGGCGCATCGCCGCCCTACCGGCATCGGCCTGCGCCTTGGTCAAGGAACTGGTCCAGACCGCCGCGGACCTGCCGATGGAGGCGGCCCTGGCCCTGGAGCGCAAGAGTTTCTGGCTGACCTTCGACACGCCCGACCAGCGCGAAGGCATGACCGCCTTCCTGGAGAAGCGGCGGCCCCGCTTCAACGGCGGCGAGACCGCCTGA
- a CDS encoding TetR/AcrR family transcriptional regulator, translating to MPRIRADDYDAKYKTILDNAAALFADVGYPNAKMLDIARVCGATKSMLYHYFATKDDLLFALLSEHLERLIADIENALEAAEPAGDRFTHFVELYVQKSAQSRQRHVSAMNDVKFLPPEMQQQIRALEAQAVGLVAAILRGVKPGLADNLYKPYALLLLGMLNWTDLWYDPNGYMPPAELRDRIARLFLDGFLAQPG from the coding sequence ATGCCGCGCATTCGAGCCGACGACTACGACGCCAAATACAAGACCATCCTCGACAACGCGGCCGCGCTGTTTGCCGATGTCGGCTATCCCAATGCCAAGATGCTCGACATCGCCAGGGTCTGCGGCGCGACCAAATCGATGCTCTACCATTACTTCGCGACCAAGGACGACCTGCTGTTCGCCTTGTTGAGCGAGCACTTGGAACGCCTGATCGCCGACATCGAAAACGCCCTGGAAGCGGCGGAACCGGCCGGGGACCGCTTCACCCACTTCGTCGAACTCTATGTGCAGAAGTCGGCACAGTCGCGCCAGCGCCACGTCAGCGCCATGAACGACGTGAAGTTCCTGCCGCCTGAAATGCAGCAGCAGATCCGCGCCCTCGAGGCGCAGGCGGTCGGCCTGGTCGCCGCGATCCTGCGCGGCGTGAAGCCGGGCCTCGCGGACAATCTCTACAAGCCCTATGCCCTGCTGCTGCTCGGCATGCTGAACTGGACCGACCTCTGGTATGATCCAAACGGTTACATGCCGCCGGCGGAACTGCGCGACCGCATAGCCAGGCTGTTCCTCGACGGTTTCCTGGCCCAGCCGGGCTGA
- a CDS encoding aromatic ring-hydroxylating oxygenase subunit alpha — MQSHVSARRSVSADKGIDWGDLIREDRVHGALYTDPAIFEIELERIWRRTWVYVGHESEVPKPFDYVMKSIGPEPVIMSRGRDGEIILLHNRCPHRGNHVCVSQKGTARSFTCPYHGWTFNADGGMRGMPFPAGYDKVDRSTLGLGRVARVASYKGFVFASLAAAGPSLDEHLGAAKDALDAVCANSPSGEVELTCGFLKHKVKANWKFVVENETDGYHPGFVHSSIFQVSGSRITELYGDASQSLARYLGNGHTEIDLRPEFRKRGEPLSWFGTTAARLPQYVSQMNEAYGEEKAREIMIDGVPHIMIYPNLFIAEIQVFSIQPLAVDETVQHVTALQFKGAPEINRRLRQQTMGSVGPAGFLLADDAVMYEGTQIGVGLSNPEWLFIGRGRHRERLDEQGFLVGNATDETTTRGIWRHYRSLVEAA, encoded by the coding sequence ATGCAAAGCCACGTTTCAGCCCGTCGATCGGTGTCAGCGGACAAGGGCATCGACTGGGGCGACCTGATCCGCGAGGACCGGGTCCATGGCGCGCTCTATACCGATCCGGCGATCTTCGAGATCGAGCTGGAGCGGATCTGGCGCCGCACCTGGGTCTATGTCGGGCACGAGAGCGAGGTACCGAAGCCCTTCGACTATGTGATGAAGTCGATCGGGCCAGAACCCGTGATCATGAGCCGGGGGCGGGATGGCGAAATCATCCTGCTGCACAACCGCTGCCCGCACCGGGGCAATCACGTCTGCGTGTCCCAGAAGGGCACTGCGCGCAGCTTCACCTGCCCCTACCATGGCTGGACCTTCAACGCCGACGGCGGGATGCGCGGCATGCCTTTCCCGGCGGGCTACGACAAGGTCGACCGCTCGACCCTCGGCCTGGGCCGGGTGGCGCGCGTCGCCTCGTACAAGGGCTTCGTGTTCGCCTCGCTGGCGGCGGCGGGGCCGAGCCTTGACGAGCATCTGGGCGCCGCCAAGGACGCGCTCGACGCGGTCTGTGCCAATTCCCCCAGCGGGGAGGTGGAACTGACCTGCGGCTTCCTCAAGCACAAGGTGAAGGCCAACTGGAAATTCGTGGTCGAAAACGAAACCGACGGCTATCACCCCGGCTTCGTGCATTCCTCGATCTTCCAGGTCTCGGGCAGCCGCATCACCGAGCTTTACGGCGATGCTTCCCAATCGCTTGCCCGCTACCTCGGCAACGGCCACACCGAAATCGACCTGCGGCCCGAATTCCGCAAGCGCGGGGAGCCGCTGAGCTGGTTCGGCACCACGGCCGCACGCCTGCCCCAGTACGTGAGCCAGATGAACGAGGCTTACGGCGAGGAAAAGGCACGCGAAATCATGATCGACGGCGTGCCGCACATCATGATCTACCCCAATCTTTTCATCGCGGAGATCCAGGTCTTCTCGATCCAGCCCCTGGCGGTGGACGAAACCGTGCAGCATGTGACCGCGCTGCAGTTCAAGGGCGCGCCCGAGATCAACCGCCGCCTGCGCCAGCAGACCATGGGCTCGGTCGGCCCGGCGGGCTTCCTCCTGGCCGATGATGCGGTCATGTACGAAGGCACGCAGATCGGCGTCGGCCTCTCCAACCCGGAATGGCTCTTCATCGGCCGCGGGCGCCACCGCGAGCGGCTGGACGAGCAGGGCTTCCTGGTGGGCAATGCAACCGACGAGACGACGACGCGCGGCATCTGGCGCCACTATCGCTCCCTGGTGGAGGCGGCATGA
- a CDS encoding aromatic-ring-hydroxylating dioxygenase subunit beta, translating into MMATAATDVALLQDVTQFIYREARLQDEHRYEDWEALWADDGVYWVPANGEGTDPDLEMSILYDNRSRIGLRVRQLMTGRRYSQMPKSELRRLVSNIEILETGSDSVTVGCNALIYESNYKGETLWASRNQYVLRRVAGDFRMALKKVVFVNNATPLYNMAFLV; encoded by the coding sequence ATGATGGCGACGGCCGCGACCGATGTCGCCCTGCTGCAGGACGTGACCCAGTTCATCTATCGCGAAGCCCGGTTGCAGGACGAGCATCGTTACGAAGACTGGGAGGCGCTGTGGGCGGACGACGGCGTCTATTGGGTGCCGGCCAATGGCGAGGGCACCGACCCGGATCTCGAGATGTCGATCCTCTACGACAATCGCTCCCGCATCGGCCTGCGCGTGCGCCAGCTCATGACCGGGCGGCGTTACAGCCAGATGCCGAAGTCGGAATTGCGGCGCCTGGTTTCCAACATCGAGATCCTGGAGACCGGCAGCGATAGCGTGACCGTGGGCTGCAACGCCCTGATCTATGAGTCGAACTACAAGGGCGAGACGCTGTGGGCGTCGCGAAACCAGTACGTGCTGCGCCGTGTCGCGGGAGATTTCAGGATGGCCTTGAAGAAGGTCGTCTTCGTGAATAACGCGACACCGCTCTACAACATGGCTTTCCTTGTCTGA
- a CDS encoding acyl-CoA dehydrogenase family protein yields MPFPPRPWINAELESLSATVARFIADEITPNIKSWSAQGYIDRRLWLKAGELGLLCTDVSADEGGIGGDISHEAVISMDLVRGGGNCFRACRSIHVIAAHYLEAYGTPAQKARWLPGLCSGELVAGMAMTEPGGGSDLQNARTKAVRCQGGYLINGSKTFITNGSTADLLVVALKTDPKEKARGCRFSSSTPRRRAFAWGSGWTRWACTIPTPANCSSTIARCRRRLCSAGSRGEVSIR; encoded by the coding sequence ATGCCCTTTCCGCCCCGCCCCTGGATAAACGCCGAACTTGAGTCCCTCAGTGCGACGGTGGCGCGCTTCATCGCGGACGAGATCACGCCCAACATCAAATCCTGGTCCGCACAGGGATATATCGATCGCCGGCTGTGGCTGAAGGCTGGTGAACTGGGCCTTCTGTGCACCGATGTCTCGGCGGACGAGGGCGGCATCGGCGGCGACATCTCGCACGAGGCGGTCATTTCGATGGACCTGGTCCGCGGCGGCGGCAATTGCTTTCGCGCGTGCCGCTCGATCCACGTGATTGCCGCCCATTATCTCGAAGCCTATGGCACGCCCGCGCAGAAAGCGCGCTGGCTGCCCGGGCTTTGCTCCGGCGAACTGGTCGCCGGCATGGCGATGACGGAACCGGGCGGCGGTTCCGACCTGCAGAATGCCCGCACCAAGGCGGTCCGCTGCCAGGGCGGCTATCTCATCAACGGTTCCAAGACCTTCATCACCAACGGCTCGACCGCCGATCTTCTCGTGGTCGCGCTGAAGACCGATCCCAAGGAAAAGGCCCGGGGATGTCGCTTTTCCTCTTCGACACCAAGACGCCGGGCTTTCGCGTGGGGCAGCGGCTGGACAAGGTGGGCCTGCACTATTCCGACACCTGCGAACTGTTCTTCGACGATTGCGAGGTGCCGGAGGAGGCTCTGCTCGGCGGGGTCGAGGGGCGAGGTTTCTATCAGATGA
- a CDS encoding acyl-CoA dehydrogenase family protein: MMDQLPYERAMVALASAANIEYAYDLTLDYTREREAFGKKLVEFQNTRFELAEIKTDALVSRLLADHVLQRALAGTADTELLSMAKYWLTDKQGEVVDRCLQLFGGYGYMMDYPIGRLYADGRIERIYGGTNEIMKELISRSL, from the coding sequence ATGATGGACCAGTTGCCCTACGAACGGGCCATGGTCGCCCTCGCCAGCGCCGCCAACATCGAATACGCCTACGACCTGACGCTGGACTACACCAGGGAACGGGAAGCTTTCGGCAAGAAACTCGTCGAGTTCCAGAACACGCGCTTCGAGCTTGCCGAAATCAAGACGGATGCCCTGGTGAGCCGGCTTCTCGCCGACCATGTGCTCCAGCGCGCGCTGGCCGGCACGGCCGATACCGAACTGCTGTCGATGGCCAAGTACTGGCTGACCGACAAGCAGGGCGAAGTGGTGGACCGCTGCCTCCAGCTCTTCGGCGGCTATGGCTACATGATGGATTACCCCATCGGGCGCCTGTATGCCGACGGCCGCATCGAACGCATCTACGGCGGCACCAACGAGATCATGAAGGAACTGATCAGCCGCTCGCTTTGA
- a CDS encoding acetyl-CoA C-acetyltransferase, whose protein sequence is MASTAYIYDAIRTPRGKGKQDGGLHSVKPVRLLADLLNVLRERHDLDTALVEDVVMGCASATGEQGAAIGKAAALMAGWNDSVPGFQLDRFCASGLEAVNVGFAKVASGMEDLVVAGGVESMSRVPMGAAGGAYALDPELMGATGYVSQGVAADLIATLGGYDREAIDAFALRSQQRATAAQQAGRFDRSVVAVRDRFGDAILARDEFIKPNTTMAGLAALKPSFARMGEMGMDAVAIARYPEIDRIDHVHTAGNSSGVVDGASVVLIGSAAAGKAMGKDPRGRIIATAVVSTERTIMLTGPAPATRKVLAKAGLTLDDIDLFEVNEAFASVVLRFMADLKVPEDKVNVNGGAIALGHPIAATGGMLIGTVLDELERRKLKRGLCTLCVGGGMGIAAIVERV, encoded by the coding sequence ATGGCATCGACAGCCTATATCTATGACGCGATACGAACGCCGCGCGGCAAGGGCAAGCAGGATGGCGGGCTGCATTCGGTGAAGCCTGTCCGCCTGCTGGCGGATCTCCTGAACGTGCTGCGCGAACGCCACGACCTGGACACCGCGCTGGTCGAGGATGTGGTGATGGGCTGTGCTTCGGCGACCGGTGAACAAGGCGCGGCCATCGGCAAGGCCGCGGCGCTGATGGCCGGCTGGAACGACAGCGTTCCCGGTTTCCAGCTCGACCGCTTCTGCGCCTCGGGCCTCGAGGCGGTGAATGTCGGCTTCGCCAAGGTGGCGAGCGGCATGGAGGATCTGGTGGTTGCGGGCGGTGTCGAATCCATGTCGCGCGTCCCCATGGGGGCCGCCGGCGGCGCCTATGCCCTGGACCCCGAACTGATGGGGGCGACCGGCTATGTCTCGCAAGGTGTCGCGGCGGACTTGATCGCCACCCTGGGCGGCTATGATCGCGAGGCGATCGATGCCTTTGCCCTGCGGTCCCAGCAGCGGGCGACGGCGGCGCAGCAGGCCGGCCGCTTCGACCGCAGCGTGGTCGCGGTGCGCGACCGCTTCGGCGACGCCATCCTGGCCCGCGATGAATTCATCAAGCCGAACACCACCATGGCAGGCTTGGCGGCGCTCAAGCCCTCGTTCGCGCGCATGGGCGAGATGGGCATGGATGCGGTCGCCATCGCCCGCTACCCCGAAATAGACCGGATCGACCATGTGCATACCGCCGGCAATTCCTCGGGCGTGGTGGATGGTGCAAGCGTGGTGCTGATCGGCTCCGCGGCGGCGGGCAAGGCGATGGGCAAGGATCCGCGCGGCCGCATCATCGCGACCGCCGTGGTCTCGACCGAGCGGACCATCATGCTGACCGGGCCGGCGCCGGCCACCCGCAAGGTGCTGGCCAAGGCCGGCCTCACCCTGGACGACATCGACCTGTTCGAGGTGAACGAAGCCTTCGCCTCGGTCGTGCTGCGTTTCATGGCCGACCTGAAGGTGCCGGAAGACAAGGTGAACGTGAACGGCGGCGCCATCGCCCTTGGCCATCCGATCGCGGCGACCGGCGGCATGCTGATCGGCACCGTCCTCGACGAGTTGGAGCGCCGCAAGCTGAAACGCGGCCTGTGCACCCTTTGTGTCGGCGGCGGCATGGGTATTGCCGCCATCGTCGAGCGCGTCTGA
- a CDS encoding 3-hydroxyacyl-CoA dehydrogenase NAD-binding domain-containing protein, which translates to MRDALYDLGDDGIVTVTFDMAGRPVNVMNDDFSAAMDEILARLEADKEKLKGIIVTSAKSSFVAGGDVERLLALRHEGYQPARQFFDGLKARLRRLESFGRPVVAAINGSALGGGLELALACHHRIAIDDRKIQFAFPEVTLGILPGAGGVVRSVRLLGLMKALPLLTEGRRIDPREALKQGLLDELAGDQAELIARARAWIAAGPEAVQPWERKGYAIPGGSMFSGDNAPMLSVFPSMVFKKTRGLLPAAERILATAAESTQIGFDAAMAVETRNFLDLLMNPVTENLITSMFFQMNEINGGASRPQGPAKSKVARIGVLGAGMMGRGIAFAAASVGIGVVLRDVTLEAVEKGKAYTAEILGKRVAKGAMTQAALDETLALIQTTTDIADMAGCDMVIEAVFEDVALKQSVLREAEAVLGADAVVATNTSTLPIALLAQGVARPENFIGLHFFSPVDKMNIVEIISGKATSDACLARAYDLVQQIRKTPIVVRDSRGFYTSRVFSVFADEGDILLKEGVAPILIENLAKQAGMPVGPLSVQDEVMMSMLLRAQRTNQELDAQLGDDYAKSFGVCGELCALMCDKGRPGRLDGAGFYDYLPDGTKRIWPGLRELFGGDKPMPHADIQDRLMFRMVIEALKCLDEGVVTSLRDGNIGSILAFGFPVHTGGVFQYVTSYGIEAFLARARQLADQYGDRFLPPAGIEARLQSAEMTRRVA; encoded by the coding sequence ATGCGCGATGCACTCTATGACCTCGGCGACGACGGTATCGTCACGGTGACCTTCGACATGGCCGGCCGGCCGGTCAATGTCATGAACGACGACTTCTCCGCGGCGATGGACGAGATCCTGGCCCGCCTCGAGGCCGACAAGGAGAAGCTCAAGGGGATCATCGTCACCTCGGCGAAGTCGAGCTTCGTCGCCGGCGGCGATGTCGAGCGGTTGCTGGCACTGCGCCACGAAGGCTATCAGCCCGCCAGGCAGTTCTTCGATGGCCTGAAGGCCCGGCTGCGCCGGCTGGAGAGTTTTGGGCGGCCGGTGGTCGCGGCGATCAACGGTTCCGCGCTGGGCGGCGGGTTGGAACTGGCGCTCGCCTGTCACCACCGGATTGCCATCGACGATCGCAAGATCCAGTTCGCCTTCCCCGAAGTCACCCTCGGCATCCTGCCGGGGGCGGGCGGTGTCGTGCGCAGCGTGCGCCTGCTGGGCCTGATGAAGGCCCTGCCGCTGCTGACCGAGGGGCGCCGCATCGATCCGCGCGAAGCCCTGAAGCAGGGCCTGCTCGACGAACTGGCCGGCGACCAGGCGGAGCTGATCGCCCGGGCCCGCGCCTGGATCGCGGCCGGGCCGGAGGCGGTCCAGCCCTGGGAGCGTAAGGGTTACGCCATTCCCGGCGGCTCGATGTTCTCGGGCGACAACGCGCCCATGCTTTCGGTCTTTCCGTCCATGGTCTTCAAGAAGACCCGCGGCCTGCTGCCGGCGGCCGAGCGGATCCTGGCGACCGCGGCGGAATCGACGCAGATCGGTTTCGACGCTGCCATGGCGGTGGAGACGCGGAACTTCCTGGACCTGCTGATGAACCCGGTGACCGAGAACCTGATCACCAGCATGTTCTTCCAGATGAACGAGATCAACGGCGGCGCCAGCCGGCCCCAGGGTCCCGCCAAGTCGAAGGTTGCCCGCATCGGCGTGCTGGGGGCCGGCATGATGGGGCGCGGCATCGCCTTTGCCGCCGCAAGCGTCGGCATCGGGGTCGTGCTGCGGGACGTAACCCTGGAAGCGGTGGAGAAGGGCAAGGCCTATACCGCCGAGATCCTGGGCAAGCGTGTCGCCAAGGGCGCGATGACCCAGGCCGCCCTGGACGAGACCCTGGCCCTGATCCAGACCACCACCGACATTGCCGACATGGCCGGCTGCGACATGGTCATCGAGGCGGTGTTCGAGGATGTCGCGCTGAAGCAGTCGGTCCTGCGCGAGGCCGAGGCGGTGCTGGGGGCCGATGCGGTGGTCGCCACCAATACCTCCACCCTGCCGATCGCCCTGCTGGCGCAAGGTGTCGCCCGGCCGGAGAATTTCATCGGCCTGCACTTCTTCTCGCCCGTCGACAAGATGAACATCGTCGAGATCATCAGCGGCAAGGCGACCAGCGATGCCTGCCTTGCCCGCGCCTACGACCTGGTGCAGCAGATCCGCAAGACACCGATCGTCGTCCGCGACAGCCGGGGCTTTTATACCTCCCGGGTCTTCAGCGTCTTTGCCGACGAGGGTGATATCCTCTTGAAGGAAGGTGTTGCCCCGATCCTGATCGAGAACCTGGCAAAGCAGGCCGGCATGCCGGTCGGCCCGCTCTCGGTCCAGGACGAGGTGATGATGAGCATGCTGCTGCGGGCGCAGCGCACGAACCAGGAATTGGATGCCCAACTGGGCGACGACTATGCCAAAAGCTTTGGCGTCTGCGGCGAGCTTTGCGCCCTGATGTGCGACAAGGGCCGCCCCGGGCGGCTGGACGGGGCGGGGTTCTACGACTATCTGCCCGATGGCACCAAGCGGATCTGGCCGGGCCTGCGCGAACTGTTCGGCGGCGACAAGCCGATGCCCCATGCCGACATCCAGGACCGCCTGATGTTCCGCATGGTGATCGAGGCGCTGAAATGCCTGGACGAGGGCGTGGTCACCAGCCTGCGCGACGGCAACATCGGCTCGATCCTGGCTTTCGGTTTCCCGGTCCACACTGGCGGCGTGTTCCAGTACGTAACCTCCTATGGCATCGAGGCTTTCCTCGCCCGCGCCCGTCAACTTGCGGACCAGTATGGCGACCGCTTCCTGCCGCCTGCCGGCATCGAAGCCAGGCTGCAATCGGCGGAGATGACACGCCGCGTCGCCTGA
- a CDS encoding AMP-binding protein, translated as MTLSSLSDVYRLQDPSWADRPAVTMGDAVLTFGALDRLSNRIARALIRDGVVPGARVAILDKNSLVYPALIGGILKAGGVALPINFRLVMDEVAFTLEDGDAGIVFVGPDHLALAAGLVERLPHLVLVDVADGLEAWLGDVGEGDPDIRRGGEAEIVQLYTSGTTGRPKGVCHTDIAYCAITEAFGRHVGLPAAGKEMLVLVPLFHLAGFDLATFALAHGIGIVLQRDVDAAAALKTIEARRIAALMVVPTVIQMLVDAQGRAGADLGSLERIYYGASSIPEPLLVRALKMTGGVGFTQCYGMSETNIITALRPADHADSALLASCGRPLPGCAVRIADADGREVPAGELGEVTVKAPWLMPRYWKRPEATRETFRDGWLRTGDAGSVDERGFLFIRDRIKDLIITGGENVYPAEVERVLIEHPALVEVAVFGVPDARWGESVRAAVVPRAGESVTEAELLAFVAGRIARYKQPKSITILGALPRNASGKVLKFRLREEWQNAGLATGT; from the coding sequence ATGACATTGTCGAGTCTGTCCGACGTCTATCGCTTGCAGGATCCGTCCTGGGCCGATCGGCCGGCTGTCACCATGGGTGACGCGGTCCTGACTTTCGGGGCATTGGATCGCCTGTCCAACCGCATCGCCCGGGCCTTGATCCGGGATGGTGTCGTGCCCGGTGCCCGGGTCGCGATCCTGGACAAGAACAGCCTGGTCTACCCGGCGCTGATCGGCGGTATCCTGAAGGCAGGCGGCGTGGCGCTGCCCATCAATTTCCGGCTTGTGATGGACGAGGTTGCCTTCACCCTGGAGGACGGCGATGCCGGCATCGTCTTCGTCGGGCCCGACCACCTCGCCTTGGCGGCCGGGCTCGTCGAGCGTCTGCCGCACTTGGTTTTGGTCGATGTGGCTGACGGGTTGGAGGCCTGGCTCGGCGACGTCGGCGAGGGCGACCCGGACATTCGGCGGGGCGGCGAGGCCGAAATCGTCCAGCTTTACACCAGCGGGACGACGGGAAGGCCCAAGGGCGTCTGCCACACGGATATCGCCTATTGTGCCATCACCGAAGCCTTCGGGCGGCACGTCGGCCTGCCGGCGGCGGGCAAGGAGATGCTGGTCCTCGTCCCGCTGTTCCACCTGGCCGGCTTCGATCTCGCGACCTTTGCCCTGGCCCATGGCATCGGCATCGTTCTGCAGCGGGATGTCGATGCGGCGGCCGCGCTCAAAACAATCGAGGCCCGGCGGATCGCCGCCTTGATGGTCGTGCCCACCGTCATACAGATGCTGGTCGATGCCCAGGGGCGGGCCGGCGCGGACCTTGGCAGCCTGGAGCGGATCTACTACGGGGCATCGTCCATCCCCGAGCCCCTGCTGGTGCGCGCGCTTAAGATGACGGGCGGCGTCGGCTTCACCCAATGCTATGGCATGAGCGAGACCAATATCATCACGGCGCTGCGCCCGGCGGATCACGCCGACAGCGCGTTGCTGGCCTCGTGCGGTCGGCCGCTGCCCGGTTGCGCCGTGCGCATCGCCGATGCCGACGGGCGCGAAGTGCCGGCGGGCGAACTGGGCGAGGTAACCGTGAAGGCACCCTGGCTGATGCCCCGCTACTGGAAGCGGCCCGAGGCGACCAGGGAGACATTCCGCGACGGCTGGCTGCGCACAGGCGATGCCGGCTCGGTCGACGAACGGGGCTTCCTGTTCATCCGCGACCGCATCAAGGACCTGATCATCACCGGCGGCGAAAACGTCTATCCGGCCGAGGTCGAGCGGGTGCTGATCGAACACCCGGCACTGGTGGAGGTCGCCGTCTTCGGCGTGCCGGATGCGCGCTGGGGCGAATCCGTGCGGGCCGCGGTGGTGCCGCGGGCCGGGGAAAGCGTGACCGAGGCGGAATTGCTCGCCTTCGTGGCGGGGCGGATTGCCCGCTACAAGCAGCCCAAGTCCATCACCATCCTGGGCGCCCTGCCGCGCAATGCGTCGGGCAAGGTGCTGAAGTTCCGCCTGCGCGAGGAATGGCAGAACGCCGGCCTTGCGACCGGCACCTAG
- a CDS encoding enoyl-CoA hydratase/isomerase family protein has product MNVLYDQRPEGVAVITLNRPDALNSMDQALRRELTTALMRASHDKDVRVVVLTGAGRAFCSGTDLREAHEHKTIEDLVNVEYGGLIEMITTMNKPVIAAVNGLATGVGVAFALACDLVVMGADAYLCSVFSTIGLLPDGGLSVLLVRQLGYHRAYQLAIEAERIPAARCVELGLANRLAAPDGVAAEAIEWAGRLAERAPLALSLTKQTFRAAHLNTLRAGIAQEAKLQDRAAASADFREGVSALFEKRRPVFTGT; this is encoded by the coding sequence ATGAACGTCCTCTATGACCAGCGGCCCGAAGGCGTCGCCGTCATCACGCTGAACCGGCCGGACGCGCTCAATTCGATGGATCAGGCCCTGCGCCGGGAACTGACCACCGCCCTGATGCGCGCCTCCCATGACAAGGATGTCCGGGTCGTGGTTCTCACCGGCGCGGGCCGGGCCTTCTGTTCCGGCACAGATCTGCGCGAGGCCCACGAGCACAAGACGATCGAAGACCTGGTGAATGTCGAATACGGCGGCCTGATCGAGATGATCACGACGATGAACAAGCCGGTCATCGCTGCCGTCAACGGCCTGGCGACTGGTGTCGGCGTCGCCTTCGCGCTTGCTTGCGACCTGGTCGTCATGGGCGCGGACGCCTATCTCTGCTCGGTGTTCTCGACCATCGGCCTGCTGCCGGATGGCGGGCTCTCGGTGCTTCTTGTCCGCCAGCTCGGCTACCACCGGGCCTATCAGCTCGCGATCGAGGCGGAACGCATTCCGGCGGCGCGCTGTGTCGAACTGGGCCTGGCCAACAGGCTCGCCGCGCCGGATGGCGTGGCGGCGGAAGCCATCGAATGGGCCGGCCGCCTGGCCGAACGGGCCCCGCTGGCCCTGAGCCTGACCAAGCAGACCTTCCGCGCCGCCCACCTGAACACGCTTCGCGCCGGGATCGCGCAGGAGGCCAAGCTTCAGGACCGCGCCGCCGCCAGCGCCGACTTCAGGGAAGGCGTGAGTGCCTTGTTCGAAAAGCGGCGCCCTGTGTTCACGGGCACCTGA
- a CDS encoding helix-turn-helix transcriptional regulator produces MERDRTGGPEGMRQCFIDNAVVLRPLAPALIDHAQRLQGSIDPACIAVVEAMSTVWGVSFAVAEPAREEDGPVDPLTPVEIRVLTFAASGLKNADIAAQMLIAVPTIKWHLHNIFNKWEVKTRTAAIAKARANGMLA; encoded by the coding sequence GTGGAACGCGATCGAACGGGCGGCCCCGAAGGCATGCGCCAGTGCTTCATCGACAATGCGGTGGTCCTGCGGCCGCTGGCACCCGCCCTGATCGATCATGCCCAGCGCCTTCAAGGCAGTATCGATCCCGCCTGCATCGCCGTGGTGGAAGCCATGTCTACCGTCTGGGGCGTATCCTTTGCGGTTGCCGAACCTGCCAGGGAGGAAGATGGCCCGGTCGACCCGCTCACGCCGGTGGAGATCAGGGTTCTTACCTTCGCGGCTAGCGGGCTGAAGAATGCCGATATCGCGGCACAGATGCTGATCGCCGTGCCGACCATCAAATGGCACCTGCATAATATCTTCAACAAATGGGAGGTGAAGACGCGCACGGCCGCCATTGCCAAGGCTCGGGCGAACGGCATGCTGGCCTGA